The genome window ATTCACCAGCCCTTTCCCCACCTCCCAACTTCTTTCAAAACAATTACAGGAAATTACCCTTTTGAGGTGAAGAAATtgttggactttttttttttttggttttgttgttgttgttttttttggcCCTGCAATTTTggggtgaattttgtgaattcaAACAGGTTATCTTTTTTTTCAGAAGATAACTGTTAAGGGGTTTGTGTGGATTGCTGCATTGGAGGGGTGTTATTATAGAGGTTGTAAAGTGAAGGTCCATGATAGGATTAAGATAAGGTTAAAGAACAATGGCTGCTGTTGCTTCCCTAGTGAACTTGGGAAGTGGTTGCACTTGCACTTGTTCTTCTGGGAAATTTGAAGGTTCATTTTCATTGATTAAGCGGGTTTCTTACTCTAGGAATTATAGGGCTTCTCCAAGAATTTGTGTTGGTAAGAGATGGAGATATGTGTCGGTCTGTAGATTCTCAGTGACCACCGACTATATTGCTGATCAGGGTACGTCAATATCCCTTGATTCCACATTTAGAGGAAGTAATAGTGATGATGCTGATCTTGTACTTAAGCCAGCTCCAAAGCCTCAGTTGAAATCTGATTCTAGAGCTGAAAACCTTTTAGGAATAGATTCTCTTGATTGGGATGGATCCAAACTTAGCTCTGATTCTGAAGATGAAAAGGTGAACAATGATGAAGAAGAGAGAAATAAAGTGATTGAGTCACTTGGTGAGGCATTGGAGAAGGCTGAGAAACTGGAAACAAGTAAGAAGGTTAGTGTTTCAGTTAGTAAATCACCAGCTAATGGTGGTGCTAACAAAAGTGAtggtaatttagtaaattcgGGATCCAGTTCCAATAAGAAGTCTAAGACATTGAAGAGCGTGTGGCGAAAGGGGAACCCAGTTGGCAGTGTACAAAAAGTTGTGGAACCTGCAAAGCAACGGCCAAAAAATGATGTTGCAGGGAAGATTGAATCTCAAACTGTTTCTCCTCTAGgaacccctaagccatcacaAAATGTTCGACCAAGGTTACAAGCAAAGCCTTCTGTTGCTCCTCCCCCTGTGGCTAGAAAACCTGTCATTCTGAAGGATGTTGGAGCTGCTCCAAAGCCGTCATCTGCGAATGTAACTGACTCTTCCTCTCAGACCAAAGAAAGAAAGCCAATATTGATTGACAAGTTTGCTTCTAAGAAACCAGTGGTCGATCCTTTGATTGCGCAAGCTGTTTTAGCCCCACCTAAACCAGGAAAGGGTCGTGCACCTGGAAAATTGAAGGATGGAAAGTTGAAGGATGAAAAGTCCAAGGATGAATTTCGTAAAAGGGGTGGTCCATCTGGAGGCCTACGTAAGCGTATAGTTGATGCTGATGATATTTCTGATGAGGAGATTCCAGAGCTTGATGTTTCAATTCCTGGTGCTGCCACagcaaggaaaggaagaaaatggacaAAGGCAAGTCGTAAAGCTGCACGACTCCAGGCAGCTAAAGATGCTGCGCCTGTTAGGGTTGAGATCTTGGAAGTTGGCGAAGAAGGTATGCTAACAGAGGAGTTGGCGCACAACTTGGTCATCAGTGAAGGTGAGATTTTTAGATCTTTATACTCAAAGGGAATCAAACCTGATGGTGTGCAAACTCTCAGCAAAGACATGGTGAAGATGATCTGTCAGGAGTATGATGTTGAAGTTATTGATGCTGACCCTGTGAAAGTGGAGgaaatggcaaaaaaaaaagaaatttttgatgAAGATGATGTCGACAAGTTGGAAGACAGGCCTCCTGTTCTGACCATCATGGGACACGTGGACCATGGGAAAGTAAgcaacaaaattttttcttgTAGTTGGTTTCAAGAAGCATTATGTGTGTTGCCAGTTAATGGATCTTTTTTGAAGTCATTATGATCTCATCCCATGAAATAATTTTACCTTTCTTTGTTTGTTGCCTATGAACATTTTGTGTGCTTCCAGTTAATTGATCTTTAGGAGAGTCATTCTAGATTTATCGTCCCATAACAATCTTTAGCTAATATATTACCGgttttcttttgggttggcagACCACACTTTTGGATTACATCAGGAAAAGCAAGGTATgaattgattatttttattgatgTTCATGTTGAGGTACATTTTTTGTAATGCCATTATGATTTGATGACTTTAGAAGAAGTACCTTATTCTTTCTTGTGGTATGATACTTGAATAGTTGGGAACTGAACCTTAGACAACCTACTGTAGGTGGCAGCATCTGAAGCAGGTGGAATTACTCAAGGCATAGGGGCATACAAGGTACAAGTACCTTTTGATGGCAAGCCACAGACTTGTGTTTTCCTTGACACCCCTGGACATGAGGTAATTAATGATGTAGCACTGATTCTAACTTTTAACTGCTTATTcatgcaagttttttttttttcttttttaaaatttttatgtcAAATGCTCTTCTTGGAGATTTTGCAGACATATCTTAAAAGGCCTTTGTCAAGATGAATTATCTAACATAACTGTACGAATGGTTGGATAGGCATTTGGAGCAATGAGAGCTCGTGGAGCCAGAGTAACAGACATTGCTGTTATTGTAGTTGCTGCTGATGATGGAATTCGACCTCAAACAGAAGAGGCCATTGCTCATGCCAAAGCAGCTGGAGTGCCAATTGTTATTGCTATAAACAAAGTGCGCATGCATTTATTCTGAGATTTTCCGCTGTGTGTTGGCTTGTATATCATTTAGTCTCAATTGGTGTTTCCAACTTACAATAACGAAAATTTTCCGTCCACGTTTCCAGATTGATAAGGATGGAGCTAATCCAGATAGAGTCATGCAAGAACTTTCTTCAATTGGTTTGATGCCAGAAGACTGGGGTGGTCAGACCCCAATGGTTAAGGTGCCCAAGCTGCAACCTGAAATTTGTCCTGATATTTCTAAATAATCCTTTGGTAATTGAGTCAGTGCTCATTTATTTCTTCCTCTTTAACAGATCAGTGCTCTTAAAGGCGATAACATTGATGATTTGTTAGAAACTATCATGCTTGTCGCTGAGGTAGCCTCCTAGACTTATTTCTTTGCAGTTTGTTCACTTTGGTACTCTTTTCAGTATTATCATGTTTACCTAGAACTCTATCCACACTATTTTGTTTGGAAGTACATTAGACTGATTAAGGATCTCCATCTGATTAACTGGCAATATGGTCTTGTGAGTGTTGAAAGTACATTAGACTGATTAAGGGTCTCCTTCTTATTAACTACCTATATGCTCCTTATGAGTTTGTTTTGAGAGATTGTAGAGTTTAATATGTTTAAAGAAACCCTGATAATTAGTTGTTAGGATACTTAGCTGATGGCTTTGCTACTCAATTATCCTGAACTTGCCCTTGTACTCTGCACTCTTCTTGCCTGCCAGTCTGAAAATGTAGTTGCCTCTTCAGCATATGTGGTGCCATATAGTCATATACCCTGTTTCTGATTTTCTGCCATTTCTTCCACAGTTGCAAGAGCTGAAGGCTAATCCTCAGAGAAATGCAAAGGGCACAGTTATAGAGGCTGGCCTTGAAAAATCTAAAGGATCTGTTGCCACATTCATTGTGCAGAATGGCACGTTAAGAAGAGGAGATGTAGTAGTTTGTGGGGAAGCTTTTGGAAAGGTTGGTGGGCATTAGACGGAAAGTTTGTGCCATTGATTAAATAagatttactttttcttttcttgttgtaATGTTTTGCTTTCCAGAGATTTAGACAGATACATCTAATTGTCTACCTCTATCTCAAAAAAGTTCCAATTCTGTGCTGTGGCAGGTAAGGGCTTTATTTGATGATGGTGGGAAGCGAGTTGATGAAGCTGGGCCTTCTATACCTGTTCAGGTATGCATATTCACCAATTTTGTTGGATGTCATCTGTTTGATAGTTATCATTAATTTCCATGCACTGTGTGAGATTCACAATCAATTCAAATGTAAGATGCACATTTCATTATTTCTTGAAATAGCTCTTAGACTACAGTGATGAGTGTGTAAGTTCTCACTGGTTTCAAGTGCCTCCTCTTAAATGTATGATTTTAAGTTCTAATATGTCGGGATGGCATGTATTTTGTACTTTTTAACCATAGGTAATATGTCTATGCTATAAAATTTTGCTTCCCTGCTTATATATGCATGCTTGATTTTAGTTAAAAAAGCTTTAGTTTTTCATTGAAACAGATTCTATATGAGGTTTCAAATTTGCTTTCAAAAAGCCAATTTAGTGCttaaaaaggcaaaaaattGTAATCTGCCTTAACTTGTCATTCTGTTAATTCTGTCTGAATTTTTTGATGTCTTTCTTCAATGGTTGTTACACCATCCTGCATCTGTCATCAGGTCATTGGATTGAATACTGTTCCTTCTGCTGgtgatgagtttgaagttgtTGAGTCTCTTGACCTTGCTCGTGAAAAAGCTGAGTTATGGGCTGAATCATTGAGGAATGAACGTCTGTCGGCAAAAGCTggagatggaaaaattacgCTTTATTCCCTGGCTTCTGCTGTTTCAGCAGGAAAGCAGGCTGGATTGGACTTGCACCAGCTGAATCTAATTCTAAAGGTTGATCTTCAGGTATGCATATTCATTTCAAACTACCAAAGCAATGGTAGTTCTTGTACATCGATGTTATTCTGATACATTAAAAGATATTATATTCCGGAATTTTGTATTACGAAGTGATAGCAACAATGTCTCATCCTATTTTTTTGTCCAGCACTCTGCAAACTAGTATTAAAGTCTGTATCTTTCTGGTAGGCtgcatattataaatatggtgaTGTTTTATGTGAAttctttatgaatttttttgatGCTTAAAAGTTCTTCCTGCTAGGGCTGTCCTATAGTCATTACAGTCTCTCTTAGAGCTTAGTGCTTATATCTGTTGGCCTAAATGTACTTGCGTGGTTATGTCCACAAATGTGCTTGCAAGCACATTAGTGTGCCAACTTTAGTGGAAAATCCTTCACTTCTCATTTAACCGCATTTCATCTGCTATATAGGTTTTGCTCATATACCGAGGATTAGTTTATTAACGTAGATGAACATTGTTAATTATGAATAGGGATCCATAGAAGCTGTTAGACGGGCCCTTCAGGTCCTTCCGCAAGATAATGTGACTTTGAAGTTCCTACTACAAGCAACTGGGGATGTGAGCACCAGTGATGTTGACCTTGCTGTCGCTAGTAATGCCATTATATTCGGGTTCAATGTGAAAGTCCCTGGTTCTGTCAAGAGCTATGCAGAGAACAGGGGTATTGAGATTCGGCTGTACAGAGTTATATATGAACTTATTGATGATGTGCGGAACGCTATGGAGGGACTACTGGAGCCTGTTGAGGTAAAACAAACTTGTTTAGTCTATACGAGGATATGATTTTACCTTTTCTCCCCAATTTTCGGTGAGCAAGTCAACATTCAATATGGTACACAATATGCCTtctgtactttttttttaaagaattaaGCAGTCATTTCGGTCTTGGTTGTATGCCTTGGGGGAACTCCCAAGTCTTATGAAATGGAGGCTGAGACCCAAAAAATCCCCAATATCATTTTTTCTTGTAAGTCGGGGCTATGTGTTAAGTATAATTACTCGCAAAGTAAGAATTGATTTGTCCTAGAGGAATTGCccattaaatttgatttttttagtttttgtacTCTAAATCGGGAAATTAATGGATGGGTTCTATTGGCTTTTCTATGCTGATATTGGTATTCAGTAACCTTTAGGCAAAAGCTTCTGCTATTTGCAGGAACAAGAGCCAATTGGTACAGCTGAAGTACGAGCTGTGTTCAAGAGTGGGAGTGGGCATGCCGCTGGATGCATGGTAATGGAAGGAAAAGTTGTGAAAGACTGTGGGATTCAGgttgtgagaaaaggaaaagaagtcTATGTTGGCAAACTTGATTCACTACGACGGGTTAAGGAACTTGTGAAAGAGGTATATTGTCTTTCCTCTAAAAATCATATTTTCTGGACGAGGAGGAATTCTGCATAAAATGGGAAAGTTAAAACATGAGATGGAAAAGATCTCTGGGATAAAAAGCTATGTGAAATAACAAATTGGGAATAGGAATGGGATTAAAAATAATAGATGTGCTGTTTCAATCACAGAATAGGACATAAAATTATAGCTATACCATTTCTTTGGCCAAGTTGTAACATACATCTTTCGCCTGCATGGACAGGTAAATGCGGGACTAGAGTGTGGAATAGGAGTAGACGACTTTGATGGCTGGGCGGAAGGGGATGTTGTTGAAGCCTTCAACTccctgcaaaagaaaagaacactTGAGGAGGCATCAGCCTCAATGGCAGCTGCTCTTGAAGAAGTTGGAATAAAGCTGTAGAGAAGGCATCAATTGTTGGTTTTAGCTGACCTGCAATCTTGATTTTGTCAAGACATAGTTTCTCCCCTATTTCAGAGGTGAATTTACCACGGTTTCAACTGCACTCGGCCTGGGAGTTGGGTCTGTCTTCACTAACTGACAAGTATACTCAGATGCCTTGGACATGAGCTTGGGATTTGGCCATCATGGGTTGTTGTTGCATTGTTTGTAAATAGTGGTATATATTAGATTTGAGCTCCATTTTGTAGAGAGCAACCGAGCATGATATCCACCATTGTTTTGAACTGCTCAGATTCAATGAAGATACTATACTAAGTGTAACACACCAAGTCATGAAAAGAGTAAAGatccaaaaggaaaaaacgAATACGATGCAGCCTTTTTGCTGCCACAGCTTGTTCAACTGAGCAATAGACTCCCCTCTTCTGGGTGTAATTTCCTTCAGGTTGTACCACAGCTACTCTTACTGGAATGCTGAGATGAAAATACAATATGACCAGAATTCAAGTATTTATTTGTGTTCCTTGTGTCTCAGCTATCGACTACAGCATCTAGGCTCAGCTACTAACTTAACCATTCGACCTGACTGAGGAAAAGGAGGAATTTTCTGTACTTGCTCTTTTGTACGCCAGAATTTTAACCGACTCAGAATTGCTTTTGCCTCGGCCATGATATTGTTATGACACTAtaatatgttgttttcttgtgGAAATCTCCATAGTAACGCAGATGTCCTAAGCTAAATGGATCCTTACTATCCTTTTTCAGTCGAAAACTTTCGATT of Coffea arabica cultivar ET-39 chromosome 5c, Coffea Arabica ET-39 HiFi, whole genome shotgun sequence contains these proteins:
- the LOC140007804 gene encoding translation initiation factor IF-2, chloroplastic-like, whose protein sequence is MAAVASLVNLGSGCTCTCSSGKFEGSFSLIKRVSYSRNYRASPRICVGKRWRYVSVCRFSVTTDYIADQGTSISLDSTFRGSNSDDADLVLKPAPKPQLKSDSRAENLLGIDSLDWDGSKLSSDSEDEKVNNDEEERNKVIESLGEALEKAEKLETSKKVSVSVSKSPANGGANKSDGNLVNSGSSSNKKSKTLKSVWRKGNPVGSVQKVVEPAKQRPKNDVAGKIESQTVSPLGTPKPSQNVRPRLQAKPSVAPPPVARKPVILKDVGAAPKPSSANVTDSSSQTKERKPILIDKFASKKPVVDPLIAQAVLAPPKPGKGRAPGKLKDGKLKDEKSKDEFRKRGGPSGGLRKRIVDADDISDEEIPELDVSIPGAATARKGRKWTKASRKAARLQAAKDAAPVRVEILEVGEEGMLTEELAHNLVISEGEIFRSLYSKGIKPDGVQTLSKDMVKMICQEYDVEVIDADPVKVEEMAKKKEIFDEDDVDKLEDRPPVLTIMGHVDHGKTTLLDYIRKSKVAASEAGGITQGIGAYKVQVPFDGKPQTCVFLDTPGHEAFGAMRARGARVTDIAVIVVAADDGIRPQTEEAIAHAKAAGVPIVIAINKIDKDGANPDRVMQELSSIGLMPEDWGGQTPMVKISALKGDNIDDLLETIMLVAELQELKANPQRNAKGTVIEAGLEKSKGSVATFIVQNGTLRRGDVVVCGEAFGKVRALFDDGGKRVDEAGPSIPVQVIGLNTVPSAGDEFEVVESLDLAREKAELWAESLRNERLSAKAGDGKITLYSLASAVSAGKQAGLDLHQLNLILKVDLQGSIEAVRRALQVLPQDNVTLKFLLQATGDVSTSDVDLAVASNAIIFGFNVKVPGSVKSYAENRGIEIRLYRVIYELIDDVRNAMEGLLEPVEEQEPIGTAEVRAVFKSGSGHAAGCMVMEGKVVKDCGIQVVRKGKEVYVGKLDSLRRVKELVKEVNAGLECGIGVDDFDGWAEGDVVEAFNSLQKKRTLEEASASMAAALEEVGIKL